In a single window of the Planctomycetia bacterium genome:
- a CDS encoding SDR family oxidoreductase has translation MSVEGKVVLITGSSSPVGIRLAELFVEAGALTALSVRRSRDVETLQRRFFDRPSPPLIVRCDLQQEEEIVRAVHRVVDRYGRIDVVINAVSITGPKLSVVNYPVDPWRNVLATNLTGAYLVCREALPWMERQGGGSIINVTSAWGSQIKPQGGAFIISTQALEGLTQLLAAEHRGTGVRINSVEIPGGLTGDAAEDAQWTLPFLWLASDEAGNVTGRKIQAMGFKQPASSTPVN, from the coding sequence TTGTCCGTCGAAGGCAAAGTCGTCCTGATCACGGGCTCCAGCAGTCCGGTGGGCATCCGCCTGGCGGAGTTGTTCGTCGAGGCCGGCGCCCTTACGGCGCTTTCCGTCCGCCGCAGCCGCGATGTCGAGACGCTCCAGCGCCGCTTCTTCGATCGCCCGAGCCCGCCGCTTATTGTGCGATGCGACCTGCAACAGGAGGAAGAAATCGTCCGCGCCGTTCACCGCGTCGTGGATCGCTATGGCCGGATCGATGTGGTCATCAACGCCGTGTCGATCACCGGCCCCAAGCTTTCCGTCGTCAATTATCCCGTCGATCCGTGGCGAAACGTGCTGGCGACCAACCTGACCGGGGCTTATCTCGTCTGCCGCGAGGCGCTTCCGTGGATGGAGCGCCAGGGCGGCGGGTCGATCATCAACGTCACCAGCGCATGGGGCAGCCAGATCAAACCGCAGGGCGGCGCATTCATCATCTCCACTCAGGCCCTTGAGGGTCTTACTCAGCTTCTTGCCGCCGAGCATCGCGGCACCGGCGTGCGGATCAACTCCGTGGAGATCCCCGGCGGTCTGACCGGCGACGCCGCCGAGGACGCGCAATGGACCCTCCCGTTCCTCTGGCTGGCCAGCGACGAGGCGGGCAACGTCACGGGGCGCAAGATTCAGGCGATGGGATTCAAACAGCCGGCGTCCAGCACGCCGGTCAACTAG
- a CDS encoding hydrolase gives MSNAHLAEASLAVLVVIDVQEKMLSAISSSPPAELVAAQARLIGAARILEIPVIYTEQYPKGLGPTDDGLKKVLIESTGPLVKSTCSCWRDEAFRNALQRTEREHVILCGLETHVCIQQTAMDLLRVDYDVFVPLDAVGSRRKSDMDAALCRMRQAGVEVTTIESMIFELVERCDHPKFKDILPLIKQATV, from the coding sequence ATGTCCAACGCGCACCTGGCAGAAGCCTCGCTGGCGGTACTTGTCGTCATAGACGTACAGGAAAAGATGCTCTCGGCGATTTCCAGCTCGCCGCCGGCGGAGCTTGTCGCGGCGCAGGCACGGCTCATTGGGGCGGCCCGAATTCTGGAAATCCCGGTCATCTACACCGAGCAATACCCCAAAGGTCTGGGCCCGACCGACGACGGGCTGAAAAAAGTACTGATCGAGTCGACCGGCCCCCTGGTGAAGAGCACCTGCAGTTGCTGGCGGGACGAGGCCTTTCGCAACGCCCTTCAGCGCACCGAGCGGGAACACGTCATCCTCTGCGGTCTGGAGACCCACGTCTGCATTCAGCAAACGGCGATGGACCTGCTTCGGGTGGATTACGACGTCTTCGTGCCGCTTGACGCGGTCGGTTCCCGCCGAAAAAGTGACATGGACGCGGCACTATGCAGAATGCGTCAGGCCGGCGTCGAAGTGACGACGATCGAGTCGATGATCTTCGAACTGGTCGAGCGCTGCGACCATCCGAAGTTCAAGGATATCCTCCCGCTGATCAAGCAGGCCACGGTGTAA